In Aspergillus luchuensis IFO 4308 DNA, chromosome 1, nearly complete sequence, the following are encoded in one genomic region:
- a CDS encoding SUR7/PalI family protein (COG:S;~EggNog:ENOG410PINU;~InterPro:IPR009571;~PFAM:PF06687;~TransMembrane:4 (o12-31i163-189o195-218i239-259o);~go_component: GO:0005886 - plasma membrane [Evidence IEA]), translating to MGKGGRIVCIFTPYVLTIASLICIIMVGLGCTKSSSSTLNDLYFFRANLKNITSEASSTASTVSSVVSDLTGVSDGDLSAALEEIEKQYNIEDFYAIGLWGYCEGNITSNNSYQTSNCSKPEAEFWFNPMEIWNLEETGLENALPSNVKSALNTYKAVSKWMFIAYVIAFALTIVELVVGVFAICSRWGSCVTSLVSAVAFLFTAAASVTSTAMFAVLKGVFKSDLEQYGIKGQMGKNIYVATWLAVAFSLGATLFWIISSCCCSGRSPYNHRNRNRAVMAEKTPYTYEALGPHGQTQPIPYTNTSYPPPPPIHNNQTTGRTNAYEPFRHA from the exons ATGGGTAAAGGCGGTCGCATTGTCTGCATCTTCACTCCATATGTCCTCACCATCGCCTCCTTAATATGCATCATCATGGTGGGCCTGGGCTGCACAAaatccagctccagcacGCTAAATGATCTCTACTTCTTCAGA GCCAACCTCAAGAACATTACCTCCGAAGCCTCTTCCACCGCATCAACAGTATCCTCCGTCGTGAGTGACCTGACCGGTGTTTCGGATGGCGATCTCTCCGCTGCGCTCGAGGAAATCGAGAAACAATACAACATCGAGGACTTCTATGCCATCGGTCTTTGGGGCTACTGTGAAGGAAACATCACCTCCAACAACAGCTATCAAACCAGCAACTGCTCCAAGCCCGAGGCCGAGTTCTGGTTCAACCCTATGGAGATCTGGAACTTGGAAGAGACCGGTCTGGAGAATGCCCTTCCCAGCAACGTCAAGAGCGCCCTGAACACCTACAAGGCCGTTTCCAAGTGGATGTTCATCGCCTACGTCATCGCCTTCGCTCTCACCATCGTCGAGCTGGTCGTCGGTGTCTTTGCTATCTGCAGTCGCTGGGGTAGCTGCGTGACCAGCTTGGTGTCTGCTGTtgctttcctcttcaccgcTGCCGCTTCCGTCACTTCCACCGCCATGTTCGCCGTCCTCAAGGGCGTCTTCAAGTCCGATCTCGAGCAATACGGCATCAAGGGTCAAATGGGCAAGAACATCTACGTCGCCACCTGGCTCGCAGTCGCCTTCTCCCTCGGAGCCACTCTCTTCTGGATCatcagctcctgctgctgctccggtCGCTCCCCTTACAACCACCGCAACCGCAATCGCGCTGTCATGGCCGAAAAGACTCCCTACACCTACGAGGCTCTGGGCCCTCACGGCCAGACCCAGCCGATCCCTTACACCAACACCTCTtaccctcccccgcctccgatccacaacaaccagacCACGGGTCGCACGAACGCCTATGAACCCTTCCGTCATGCTTAA
- a CDS encoding glycoside hydrolase family 5 protein (CAZy:GH5;~COG:G;~EggNog:ENOG410PGYW;~InterPro:IPR017853,IPR001547;~PFAM:PF00150;~SECRETED:SignalP(1-18);~go_function: GO:0004553 - hydrolase activity, hydrolyzing O-glycosyl compounds [Evidence IEA];~go_process: GO:0071704 - organic substance metabolic process [Evidence IEA]) — protein MKFQSTLLLAAAAGSALAVPHGPGHKKRASVFECKGPLPRRCEADRIGFGSNESGAEFGTNIPGVWGTDYIFPDPSAISTLIDKGMNFFRVQFMMERLLPDSMTGSYDEEYLANLTTVIKAVTDGGAHALVDPHNYGRYNGEIISSTSDFQTFWENLAGQYKDNDLVMFDTNNEYHDMDQDLVLNLNQAAINGIRAAGATSQYIFVEGNSWTGAWTWVDVNDNMKNLTDPEDKIVYEMHQYLDSDGSGTSETCVSETIGKERVTEATQWLKDNKKVGFIGEYAGGSNDVCRSAVSGMLEYMANNTDVWKGASWWAAGPWWGDYIFSMEPPDGTAYTGMLDILEAYL, from the exons ATGAAGTTTCAGAGCACTCTGCTTCTTGCCGCCGCGGCTGGTTCCGCGTTGGCTGTGCCTCATGGTCCTGGACATAAGAAGAGGGCGTCTGTGTTTGAATGTAAGGGTCCATTACCTCGTCGTTGCGAAGCTGACAGAATAGGGTTCGGATCGAATGAGTCGGGTGCTGAGTTTGGAACCAATATCCCTGGGGTTTGG GGAACCGACTACATCTTCCCCGACCCCTCTGCCATCTCTACGTTGATTGACAAGGGGATGAACTTCTTCCGCGTCCAGTtcatgatggagaggttgCTGCCCGACTCGATGACTGGTTCATATGATGAGGAGTATCTGGCCAACTTGACGACA GTGATAAAAGCGGTAACGGATGGAGGCGCCCATGCGCTTGTCGACCCTCATAACTATGGCAGATA CAACGGCGAGATCATCTCCAGCACGTCAGACTTCCAGACCTTCTGGGAGAACCTGGCGGGCCAGTACAAAGATAACGACCTGGTCATGTTTGACACTA ACAACGAATATCACGACATGGACCAGGATCTCGTGCTGAACCTCAACCAAGCAGCCATTAACGGCATCCGCGCCGCAGGTGCGACCAGCCAGTACATCTTCGTCGAAGGCAACTCCTGGACCGGCGCCTGGACGTGGGTCGACGTCAACGACAACATGAAGAATTTGACCGACCCCGAAGACAAGATCGTCTATGAAATGCACCAGTACCTAGACTCCGACGGTTCCGGCACTTCGGAGACCTGCGTGTCCGAGACCATCGGAAAAGAGCGGGTCACTGAAGCTACACAGTGGCTGAAGGACAATAAGAAGGTCGGCTTCATAGGCGAATATGCCGGGGGTTCCAATGATGTATGTCGGAGTGCCGTGTCGGGGATGCTGGAGTACATGGCGAATAACACCGACGTATGGAAGGGTGCGTCGTGGTGGGCAGCCGGGCCATGGTGGGGAGACTACATTTTCAGCATGGAGCCCCCAGATGGAACTGCGTACACGGGTATGCTGGATATCCTGGAGGCATATCTTTGA